In the genome of Pseudomonas protegens, one region contains:
- a CDS encoding alpha/beta hydrolase codes for MTHDTFWLTTSDHQRLFVNQWLPEPPLKAVILLSHGMAEHSGRYARLAAALCAAGYGLYAPDQRGHGNTAQHGVLGHYADHGGWNKVVGDLASLNQYIGQQHPGTPIVLLGHSMGSYIAQAYLLHHSASLHGAILSGSNFQPVALYRIASLIARFERWRQGATGRSALIEWLSFGSFNKAFKPNRTAFDWLSRDPAEVDKYVNDPLCGFRCSNQLWIDLLGGLQQISKISNLAQIDPGLPLLVIGGECDPVSAGKRLKDLASALREAGSQCLQLTIYPQARHELFNESNRDQVTHDVLAWLDQALLHRRPPRAE; via the coding sequence ATGACCCACGACACCTTCTGGTTGACCACAAGCGACCACCAACGCCTCTTCGTCAACCAGTGGCTGCCCGAGCCCCCGCTCAAGGCGGTGATCTTGCTGTCCCACGGCATGGCCGAGCACAGTGGGCGCTATGCCCGGTTGGCGGCGGCCCTGTGTGCCGCAGGTTATGGCCTCTATGCGCCAGATCAGCGCGGCCACGGCAACACCGCGCAGCACGGCGTACTCGGCCACTACGCGGACCACGGCGGCTGGAACAAGGTGGTCGGCGACCTGGCCAGCCTCAACCAGTACATCGGCCAGCAGCACCCGGGCACCCCCATCGTGCTGCTGGGCCACAGCATGGGCAGCTACATCGCCCAGGCCTACCTGCTGCACCACAGCGCCAGCCTGCATGGGGCGATCCTCAGCGGCTCGAACTTCCAGCCCGTGGCCCTGTACCGCATCGCCAGCCTGATCGCCCGTTTCGAGCGCTGGCGCCAAGGCGCAACGGGACGCAGCGCGCTGATCGAGTGGCTGTCCTTCGGATCGTTCAACAAGGCCTTCAAACCCAATCGCACCGCCTTCGACTGGCTCAGCCGCGACCCGGCGGAAGTCGACAAGTACGTGAATGACCCCTTGTGCGGCTTCCGCTGCAGCAACCAGTTATGGATCGACCTGCTGGGCGGCCTGCAGCAGATCAGCAAGATTTCCAACCTGGCGCAGATCGATCCGGGCCTGCCGTTGCTGGTGATCGGCGGTGAATGTGATCCGGTGAGCGCCGGCAAGCGTCTCAAGGATCTGGCCAGCGCGCTGCGCGAGGCCGGCAGCCAGTGCCTGCAACTCACTATCTACCCGCAAGCGCGTCATGAGCTGTTCAACGAAAGCAACCGTGACCAAGTGACCCACGACGTCCTGGCCTGGCTCGATCAGGCCCTGCTACACCGTCGCCCGCCCCGCGCGGAGTAA
- the fadD2 gene encoding long-chain-fatty-acid--CoA ligase FadD2, which yields MQPDFWNDKRPAGVPNEIDLGAYKSVIEVFERSCKKFADRPAFSNMGVTLTYAELERYSAAFAGYLQSRTDLVPGDRIAVQMPNVLQYPIAVFGALRAGLVVVNTNPLYTAREMRHQFKDSGARALVYLNIFGQKVQEVLGDTDIQFLIEAKMGDMLPSAKGWLVNTVVDKVKKMVPAYHLPQAISFKSALRLGRGLGIKPLQAGLEDVAVLQYTGGTTGLAKGAMLTHGNLVANMQQARACLGQHGPDGHTQWREGQEVMIAPLPLYHIYAFTANCMCMMVTGNHNVLITNPRDIGGFIKELKKWRFSALLGLNTLFVALMDHPEFKHLDFSNLKLTNSGGTALVKATAERWQQLTGCRITEGYGLTETSPVACTNPYGDRSRLGTVGLPVPGTTLKVIDDQGTELPLGERGELCIKGPQIMKGYWNKPEATAEVLDAEGWFKSGDIAVIDPDGFVRIVDRKKDMIIVSGFNVYPNEIEDVVMAHPKVANCAVIGVPDERSGEAVKLFVVPREAGVSLEELKAYCKENFTAYKVPKHIVLRESLPMTPVGKILRRELRDIA from the coding sequence ATGCAACCTGATTTCTGGAATGATAAGCGCCCCGCCGGCGTCCCCAACGAGATCGATCTGGGGGCCTACAAGTCGGTGATCGAGGTGTTTGAGCGTTCCTGCAAGAAGTTTGCTGACCGCCCGGCGTTCAGCAACATGGGGGTGACCCTCACCTACGCCGAGCTGGAACGCTACAGCGCGGCCTTCGCCGGTTATCTGCAAAGCCGTACCGACCTGGTTCCGGGGGATCGTATCGCGGTGCAGATGCCCAATGTCCTGCAGTACCCGATCGCGGTGTTTGGCGCGTTGCGGGCCGGCCTGGTGGTGGTCAACACCAACCCGCTGTACACCGCGCGGGAGATGCGTCATCAATTCAAGGATTCCGGGGCCCGGGCCCTGGTCTACCTGAACATCTTCGGGCAGAAGGTTCAGGAAGTGCTGGGCGACACCGACATCCAGTTCCTGATCGAAGCCAAGATGGGCGACATGCTGCCCAGTGCCAAGGGGTGGCTGGTCAATACCGTGGTGGACAAGGTCAAGAAGATGGTGCCGGCCTATCACCTGCCCCAGGCCATTTCCTTCAAGAGTGCCTTGCGCCTCGGGCGTGGCCTGGGGATCAAGCCGCTGCAGGCCGGGCTGGAGGATGTCGCCGTGCTGCAGTACACCGGTGGCACCACCGGCCTGGCCAAGGGGGCGATGCTGACCCACGGCAACCTGGTGGCCAACATGCAGCAGGCCCGGGCCTGCCTCGGCCAGCACGGGCCCGATGGCCATACCCAGTGGCGCGAAGGCCAGGAAGTGATGATCGCGCCGCTGCCGCTGTACCACATCTATGCCTTCACCGCGAACTGCATGTGCATGATGGTGACCGGCAACCACAACGTGCTGATCACCAACCCGCGAGACATCGGCGGCTTCATCAAGGAGCTGAAGAAGTGGCGGTTCTCCGCGCTGCTGGGGCTGAACACGCTGTTCGTGGCGCTGATGGATCATCCGGAATTCAAGCACCTGGATTTTTCCAATCTCAAGCTGACCAACTCCGGCGGCACGGCCCTGGTCAAGGCCACGGCGGAACGCTGGCAGCAGCTCACCGGCTGCCGGATCACCGAAGGCTATGGCCTCACCGAAACCTCGCCGGTGGCCTGCACCAACCCCTATGGCGACCGCTCGCGGTTGGGCACGGTCGGCCTGCCGGTGCCGGGCACCACCTTGAAGGTCATCGATGACCAGGGCACCGAGTTGCCGCTGGGCGAGCGCGGCGAGCTGTGCATCAAGGGACCGCAGATCATGAAGGGCTACTGGAACAAGCCCGAAGCCACCGCGGAGGTGCTGGACGCCGAAGGCTGGTTCAAGTCCGGGGATATCGCGGTGATCGATCCGGACGGTTTCGTGCGCATTGTCGATCGCAAGAAGGACATGATCATCGTCTCGGGTTTCAACGTGTATCCCAATGAGATCGAAGATGTGGTCATGGCTCACCCCAAGGTCGCCAACTGCGCGGTGATCGGCGTGCCGGACGAGCGTTCCGGCGAGGCGGTGAAGCTGTTTGTGGTGCCCCGTGAAGCGGGGGTCAGCCTGGAAGAGCTCAAGGCCTACTGCAAGGAGAACTTCACCGCCTACAAGGTGCCCAAGCACATTGTCCTGCGTGAGTCGCTGCCGATGACGCCCGTGGGCAAGATCCTGCGCCGCGAGTTGCGTGACATCGCCTGA
- the fadD1 gene encoding long-chain-fatty-acid--CoA ligase FadD1 encodes MIEDFWKDKYPTGIAADINPDEYPNIQAVLKQSCQRFADKPAFSNLGKTITYGELYELSGAFAAYLQQHTDLRPGDRIALQLPNLLQYPIAVFGAIRAGLIVVNTNPLYTAREMEHQFNDSGAKALVCLANMAHLAESVVPKTGVKHVIVTEVADLLPPLKRLLINSVVKYVKKMVPAYHLPQAVKFNDALSKGRGQPVQEANPASGDVAVLQYTGGTTGVAKGAMLTHRNLVANMLQCKALMGSNLNEGCEILITPLPLYHIYAFTFHCMAIMLMGNHNILISNPRDLPAMVKELSKWKFSGFVGLNTLFVALCNNEAFRKLDFSALKVTLSGGMALQLAAAERWKSVTNCPICEGYGMTETSPVATVNPIQNIQIGTIGIPVPSTLCRVINDAGDELPLGEVGELCVKGPQVMKGYWQRQDATDEVLSSEGWLKTGDIALIQPDGYIRIVDRKKDMILVSGFNVYPNELEDVLASLPGVLQCAAIGIPDEKSGEIIKIFIVAKPGVTLTKEQVMEHMRANVTGYKVPKAVEFRDALPTTNVGKILRRELRDEELKKLGVKK; translated from the coding sequence ATGATCGAAGACTTTTGGAAGGATAAGTACCCAACTGGGATTGCTGCCGATATCAATCCAGACGAGTATCCGAATATTCAGGCGGTATTGAAACAATCCTGCCAACGTTTCGCTGACAAACCGGCCTTTAGCAACCTTGGCAAGACAATCACCTATGGTGAGTTGTATGAATTGTCCGGTGCCTTTGCCGCGTACCTGCAGCAGCATACCGATTTGCGGCCCGGCGATCGAATCGCGCTGCAACTGCCCAACCTGCTGCAATACCCGATCGCGGTATTCGGTGCGATCCGCGCCGGCCTGATCGTGGTCAACACCAACCCGCTGTACACCGCGCGGGAAATGGAACACCAATTCAATGACTCCGGGGCCAAGGCCCTGGTCTGCCTGGCCAACATGGCCCATCTGGCAGAGAGCGTGGTGCCCAAGACCGGGGTCAAGCATGTGATCGTCACCGAAGTGGCGGACCTGTTGCCGCCCCTCAAGCGCCTGCTGATCAACAGTGTGGTCAAGTACGTGAAGAAGATGGTGCCGGCCTACCACTTGCCCCAGGCGGTCAAATTCAATGACGCCTTGAGCAAGGGCCGCGGCCAGCCGGTGCAGGAAGCCAATCCTGCCAGCGGCGATGTCGCCGTGCTGCAGTACACCGGCGGTACCACCGGTGTGGCCAAGGGCGCGATGCTGACCCACCGCAACCTGGTGGCCAACATGCTGCAGTGCAAGGCGCTGATGGGCTCCAACCTCAATGAGGGGTGCGAGATCCTCATCACGCCGCTGCCGCTGTACCACATCTATGCGTTCACCTTCCATTGCATGGCCATCATGCTCATGGGCAACCACAACATCCTGATCAGCAACCCGCGGGACTTGCCGGCGATGGTCAAGGAACTGTCGAAGTGGAAGTTCAGCGGTTTCGTCGGCCTCAACACCCTGTTCGTGGCCCTGTGCAACAACGAAGCCTTCCGCAAGCTGGATTTCTCCGCGCTGAAAGTCACCCTGTCCGGGGGCATGGCCCTGCAGCTGGCGGCGGCCGAGCGCTGGAAGTCGGTGACCAACTGCCCGATCTGCGAAGGCTACGGCATGACCGAAACCAGCCCGGTGGCAACGGTCAACCCGATCCAGAACATCCAGATCGGCACCATCGGCATTCCGGTGCCTTCGACCCTGTGCCGGGTGATCAACGACGCCGGCGACGAACTGCCGTTGGGCGAAGTCGGCGAGTTGTGCGTGAAGGGCCCGCAAGTGATGAAGGGCTACTGGCAGCGCCAGGACGCCACCGATGAAGTCCTCAGCAGCGAAGGCTGGCTCAAGACCGGTGACATCGCCCTGATCCAGCCGGACGGCTATATCCGCATCGTCGACCGCAAGAAGGACATGATCCTGGTTTCGGGCTTCAACGTTTACCCCAACGAACTGGAAGACGTGCTGGCCTCGCTGCCGGGCGTGCTGCAGTGCGCGGCCATCGGCATACCGGATGAAAAGTCCGGCGAGATCATCAAGATCTTCATCGTCGCCAAGCCAGGGGTGACCCTGACCAAGGAGCAGGTGATGGAGCACATGCGCGCCAACGTCACCGGCTACAAGGTGCCCAAGGCCGTGGAGTTCCGCGATGCCCTGCCGACCACCAACGTCGGCAAGATCCTGCGCCGCGAACTGCGTGACGAAGAGCTGAAGAAGCTCGGCGTGAAGAAGTAA
- a CDS encoding CsbD family protein: MGSTADKAKGLVNEAIGNVKQGVGKATDNTKLQVEGKLQEKKGEAQQALGKAKDAVKKTIDKA, from the coding sequence ATGGGCAGCACAGCAGATAAGGCAAAAGGTCTGGTCAACGAAGCCATCGGCAACGTCAAGCAAGGTGTCGGCAAGGCCACCGACAACACCAAGCTGCAGGTAGAGGGCAAGCTGCAGGAGAAGAAGGGTGAAGCCCAGCAAGCCTTGGGCAAAGCCAAGGATGCTGTGAAGAAAACCATCGACAAGGCCTGA
- a CDS encoding YihY/virulence factor BrkB family protein, with the protein MIFPDLKGLPLHRVLIRTVHEFIADEMSTYASALAYQMLFSLFPFILFLIALIGFLHLPDFFSWLRLQSELVLPPQALEQVNPVIDQLQQSKGGLLSVGIVIALWTASAGVRLMMSAMNAAYDVVEGRPIWKRFPLSIFYTVGIAGMLLAAAALMVLGPQVMTWLAGQVGLEEFIVTLWTILRWPVIVLLMMVAVALMYYVMPDVKQKFRFITPGSVLAVVVWIVASLGFAYYVKTFANYNAMYGSIGAIIVLLLYFYISSAVLLLGAEMNAVIEHMSAEGKEPGEKDFDGPGDKQHVSGLGRDHSLRPSTDEA; encoded by the coding sequence ATGATTTTTCCGGACCTCAAAGGTTTGCCCTTGCACCGGGTGCTGATTCGCACGGTGCATGAATTCATTGCGGACGAGATGTCCACCTACGCCTCGGCACTGGCCTACCAGATGCTGTTCTCGCTGTTCCCCTTCATCCTGTTTCTCATTGCCCTGATCGGTTTCTTGCACTTGCCGGACTTCTTCAGCTGGCTGCGCCTGCAATCGGAGCTGGTGTTGCCGCCCCAGGCGCTGGAGCAGGTCAACCCGGTGATCGACCAACTGCAGCAGTCCAAGGGCGGGCTGCTCTCCGTGGGTATCGTCATCGCGCTGTGGACCGCCTCGGCGGGCGTGCGCCTGATGATGAGCGCGATGAACGCGGCCTACGATGTGGTCGAGGGGCGGCCGATCTGGAAGCGTTTTCCGCTGTCGATCTTCTACACCGTGGGTATCGCCGGCATGCTCCTGGCCGCGGCGGCGCTGATGGTGCTGGGGCCGCAGGTGATGACCTGGCTGGCCGGGCAGGTGGGCCTGGAAGAGTTCATCGTCACCCTGTGGACCATCCTGCGCTGGCCGGTGATCGTGCTGCTGATGATGGTGGCCGTGGCCCTGATGTATTACGTGATGCCCGATGTGAAGCAGAAATTCCGCTTTATCACCCCCGGTTCGGTGCTGGCGGTGGTGGTGTGGATCGTGGCGTCCCTGGGGTTCGCCTACTACGTGAAAACCTTTGCTAACTACAACGCCATGTATGGCAGTATCGGCGCGATCATCGTGCTGCTGCTGTACTTCTATATCTCTTCGGCCGTGCTGTTGCTGGGGGCGGAGATGAACGCGGTGATCGAACACATGTCGGCCGAAGGCAAGGAACCTGGCGAAAAGGACTTTGACGGGCCCGGCGATAAACAACACGTTTCTGGACTGGGCCGGGACCACTCGCTCCGTCCCTCTACTGACGAAGCCTGA
- the def gene encoding peptide deformylase — MIREILKMGDERLLRIAPPVPPEMFDSPQLWELIDDMFQTMESVGGVGLAAPQIGVDLQLVIFGFEHSERYPDAEAVPQTILINPLITPLSPVLEEGWEGCLSVPGLRGAVQRYQHIRYEGFDPKGEPVVRVASGFHARVVQHECDHLIGRLYPSRISDFSKFGFTEVLFPDLDPNADD, encoded by the coding sequence ATGATCCGTGAAATCCTCAAAATGGGCGATGAACGCCTGCTGCGCATTGCCCCGCCGGTGCCGCCCGAGATGTTCGACAGTCCGCAGTTGTGGGAGCTGATCGACGATATGTTCCAGACCATGGAAAGTGTCGGTGGCGTAGGGCTGGCAGCGCCGCAGATCGGTGTCGACCTGCAACTGGTGATCTTCGGCTTCGAGCACAGCGAACGCTACCCGGACGCCGAAGCCGTGCCCCAGACCATTCTCATCAATCCCCTGATCACCCCGCTGAGCCCGGTGCTGGAAGAAGGCTGGGAGGGCTGCCTCTCGGTCCCCGGACTGCGCGGAGCGGTGCAGCGCTACCAGCACATTCGCTACGAAGGCTTCGACCCCAAGGGCGAGCCGGTGGTGCGCGTGGCGTCGGGCTTTCACGCCCGGGTGGTGCAGCATGAATGCGATCACCTGATCGGTCGGCTGTACCCGTCGCGGATCAGTGATTTCAGCAAATTCGGCTTCACTGAGGTGCTGTTTCCCGATCTGGATCCCAACGCCGACGACTGA
- a CDS encoding GNAT family N-acetyltransferase, translated as MPSLQIGPLDEASRPLLNKFYRQHRSSMRASSEGQLWVVKQGEVIAGMSLAPLAQGHWLTGLFVAPSHRGRGLATQLVQRARQVVPGPLWLFCHPDLETLYQRMSFTRAPHLPAALAERLARYQRSKPLLAMGAPALDPPP; from the coding sequence ATGCCCAGCCTGCAGATCGGCCCGCTCGACGAGGCCTCTCGCCCCTTGCTGAACAAGTTCTATCGCCAGCACCGCTCGTCCATGCGCGCCTCGTCCGAGGGCCAGCTGTGGGTGGTCAAACAGGGCGAGGTGATTGCCGGGATGAGCCTGGCCCCGCTGGCTCAGGGGCATTGGCTGACGGGTTTGTTCGTCGCCCCGTCCCACCGTGGCCGGGGGCTGGCGACGCAGTTGGTGCAGCGAGCCCGACAGGTGGTGCCAGGCCCGCTCTGGCTGTTCTGCCACCCGGACCTGGAAACTTTGTATCAACGCATGAGTTTCACCCGCGCGCCCCACCTGCCAGCGGCCCTGGCCGAACGCCTGGCCCGCTACCAGCGCAGCAAGCCGCTGCTGGCCATGGGCGCCCCCGCGCTCGACCCGCCCCCGTGA
- the gstA gene encoding glutathione transferase GstA, whose translation MKLYYAPQACSLACHIVLRELQLPFEAIRVDNRSKRTAQGEDFLAINPKGYVAALQLDNGDVLTEGPAILQYLADLKPEAGLAAPQGSWQRVRLQETLNFISSEVHGIMGWLFNSALDDKAKELFRQKLFKRLALLEQILAQQDYLQGGQFTIADAYLFTVLRWTAVFAIDLAAWPALLQFQARIEQRPTVREALALELA comes from the coding sequence ATGAAACTCTACTACGCCCCTCAAGCCTGCTCCCTGGCCTGCCATATCGTGCTGCGGGAACTGCAACTGCCGTTCGAAGCGATCCGTGTCGACAATCGCAGCAAGCGCACGGCCCAGGGTGAGGATTTCCTCGCCATCAACCCCAAGGGCTACGTTGCCGCCCTGCAACTGGACAACGGCGACGTGCTGACCGAGGGTCCGGCGATCCTGCAGTACCTCGCCGACCTCAAGCCCGAGGCCGGTCTGGCGGCGCCCCAGGGCAGCTGGCAGCGGGTACGGCTGCAGGAAACCCTGAACTTCATCAGCAGCGAGGTTCACGGGATCATGGGCTGGCTGTTCAACTCAGCGCTGGATGACAAGGCCAAGGAGCTGTTCCGGCAAAAGCTGTTCAAGCGCCTGGCCCTGCTGGAACAGATCCTGGCGCAACAGGACTACCTGCAAGGTGGACAGTTCACCATTGCCGATGCCTATCTGTTCACCGTGCTGCGCTGGACCGCAGTGTTTGCCATCGACCTGGCCGCCTGGCCAGCCTTGCTGCAGTTCCAGGCACGCATCGAGCAGCGCCCGACGGTGCGCGAGGCACTGGCGCTAGAGCTGGCATAG
- a CDS encoding LysR family transcriptional regulator, with the protein MMNLMHWRLLVAIAECGTITRAAEQVGMTQSGASQALAQMEDMLGVQVFIRERRQALPTAIGQQVLEQARVMLGALAQVRRQVDAARGVSHGSLRLAGFPMVLAHVLPPLLRRFRQLHPGIEVVQLEVSDDEVEALLEAQLVDLGVVLNPAAERRSWLLGLDSWVAVLPREHPWQAASIDLATLLAQPFVLATGGCSVNARSLAADAGLSLAQVRIEVREWNSAFSLVREGLGVTLVPESTLPEQRQGLRVLPLSRPIERRFALVAAPGREQSGMVQAFVQILE; encoded by the coding sequence ATGATGAACCTGATGCACTGGCGGCTGCTGGTGGCGATCGCCGAATGCGGCACCATCACCCGTGCCGCCGAGCAAGTGGGGATGACCCAGTCCGGGGCCAGCCAGGCCCTGGCGCAGATGGAGGACATGCTTGGCGTTCAGGTGTTCATCCGCGAGCGTCGCCAGGCGCTGCCTACGGCGATCGGTCAGCAGGTGCTGGAGCAGGCGCGGGTGATGCTCGGTGCGCTGGCCCAGGTGCGGCGCCAGGTGGACGCGGCCCGGGGCGTGTCTCACGGCAGCCTGCGCCTGGCGGGGTTTCCCATGGTCCTGGCGCACGTTCTGCCGCCCTTGCTGCGGCGCTTCAGGCAGTTGCACCCGGGAATCGAGGTGGTGCAGCTGGAGGTCAGCGACGATGAGGTCGAAGCCCTGCTGGAGGCGCAACTGGTGGACCTGGGGGTGGTGCTGAACCCCGCGGCCGAGCGTCGCTCGTGGTTGCTGGGGCTGGACTCGTGGGTAGCGGTATTGCCCCGGGAGCATCCCTGGCAGGCGGCGAGCATCGATCTTGCGACCTTGCTGGCACAGCCCTTTGTCCTGGCCACTGGCGGTTGCTCGGTGAACGCCCGCAGTCTGGCGGCCGACGCCGGCTTGTCCCTGGCGCAGGTGCGGATCGAAGTGCGGGAGTGGAACAGCGCGTTCAGTCTGGTGCGTGAAGGGCTGGGGGTGACCCTGGTCCCGGAAAGCACCTTGCCGGAGCAGCGCCAGGGCTTGCGGGTGTTGCCATTGAGTCGCCCTATCGAGCGTCGGTTCGCCCTGGTAGCGGCGCCGGGTCGTGAGCAGAGCGGTATGGTTCAGGCGTTCGTGCAGATACTTGAGTGA